In Agrobacterium sp. RAC06, a single window of DNA contains:
- a CDS encoding sensor histidine kinase, giving the protein MPQTPTVHFEAASTLAVVTSSNEPLLFLSDDLRIIAASASFCRAFEIATASVTGKRLGELGHGEWAMPRLDSLLTATVTGSVSIDAYEIDLKRPDQKTRQLIINARKLDDGDLEHIRLLVAITDVTDMRAEARLKDDLVRDKAILLQEVQHRVANSLQIIASVLMQSARRVQSEEVRGHLHDARHRIMSIAALQRQLSTSAGGSVELRAYFTQLCQSLGASMIAEPERLSIQVTVDDSTVPADISISLGLIVTELVINALKHAFSDDRNGTIEINYLSSGKDWTLSISDDGTGMPIGNDAPKAGLGTGIVEALVKNLEGELTVSDASPGTVVTIRHTERSGLQTDFSPAA; this is encoded by the coding sequence ATGCCACAGACACCAACAGTGCATTTTGAAGCGGCAAGCACACTTGCCGTGGTGACATCGTCCAACGAACCGCTGCTTTTTCTGTCCGATGATCTGAGGATCATCGCAGCGAGCGCATCCTTCTGCCGAGCATTCGAGATTGCCACGGCCTCCGTCACAGGCAAGCGCCTCGGCGAACTCGGGCACGGGGAATGGGCAATGCCGAGGCTCGACTCCTTGTTGACGGCGACCGTCACCGGCAGTGTGAGCATCGATGCCTACGAGATCGACCTGAAGCGTCCGGACCAGAAAACGCGACAGTTGATCATCAATGCGCGAAAGCTCGACGACGGCGACCTCGAGCATATCCGCCTGCTTGTCGCCATCACCGACGTGACCGACATGCGCGCTGAGGCTCGCCTGAAAGACGATCTGGTTCGCGACAAGGCCATCCTTCTGCAGGAAGTTCAGCACAGGGTCGCCAACAGCCTGCAGATCATTGCCAGCGTCCTCATGCAGAGTGCGCGCCGCGTTCAGTCGGAGGAGGTCCGCGGGCATCTCCATGACGCCCGTCACCGCATCATGTCGATTGCGGCCCTGCAGCGTCAGCTCTCCACCTCTGCCGGCGGCAGCGTTGAGCTACGTGCCTATTTCACGCAGCTTTGCCAAAGTCTCGGCGCATCGATGATCGCGGAGCCCGAGCGGCTGTCGATCCAGGTGACGGTCGATGACAGCACCGTCCCGGCGGATATCTCTATCAGTCTGGGTCTGATCGTTACCGAACTCGTGATCAACGCTCTGAAGCATGCCTTCAGCGACGATCGGAACGGAACGATCGAGATCAACTATCTGTCTTCGGGCAAAGACTGGACCCTTTCCATATCCGACGACGGAACTGGAATGCCTATCGGGAACGACGCGCCCAAGGCCGGGTTAGGCACCGGTATCGTCGAGGCGCTCGTCAAGAATCTCGAAGGCGAATTGACGGTAAGCGACGCTTCCCCAGGCACAGTTGTGACGATCAGGCATACGGAAAGGTCAGGACTTCAGACCGACTTTTCGCCGGCGGCATAG
- a CDS encoding response regulator, whose product MKNGRPVVLIVEDNTIIRMSAVDLVLSAGYEALEAGDADEAIRILEGREDIDLVFTDVQMPGTMDGIKLSHYIRDRWPPLKLIVASGAAIVEESMLPVGSRFFSKPYDDLTITEAMTRLLASDDPKARSL is encoded by the coding sequence ATGAAGAACGGCAGACCCGTCGTCCTGATCGTGGAAGACAATACGATAATCCGCATGAGCGCAGTCGATCTGGTCCTGTCGGCGGGCTATGAAGCGCTGGAGGCTGGCGACGCCGACGAGGCGATCCGCATTCTCGAAGGACGGGAAGACATCGATCTCGTATTCACCGATGTCCAGATGCCAGGGACGATGGACGGTATCAAACTGTCCCACTACATCCGCGATCGGTGGCCACCCTTGAAACTGATTGTCGCTTCCGGTGCAGCCATCGTCGAAGAGAGCATGCTGCCGGTCGGAAGCCGCTTCTTCTCCAAGCCTTACGACGACCTCACCATCACCGAGGCGATGACACGCCTGCTTGCAAGCGACGACCCGAAGGCCCGGTCGCTCTGA
- a CDS encoding sensor histidine kinase yields MNDDGPTHTDWDVQALRSAIDSAGVALWTWIVQNDEFVMDARGFELWDISPDTVLTFEHLSAQVHPADRDRVRTAFMATRVIEGQFEIDFRILTSASDVRWISARGQGSNGDAAAGKMSGIFLDVTGRKQAEEGHELLAGEMSHRVKNLLALASGLTTITSRTTETKEEMAKQLTQRLTALGRAHDLVRPLPNGQGSAALLGDLFSVLLAPYDDIGAFAGRIRVAVPRMGIGEKAATSLALVIHELATNSLKYGALSSEQGLLDISGSTVEEDVEILWSEQGGPDIPSRSPEGYGSKLLHRTVSGHLGGSIAHEWTAGGVVVTLRMRVSDLTH; encoded by the coding sequence ATGAACGACGACGGTCCAACGCATACAGACTGGGACGTGCAAGCACTGCGAAGCGCGATTGACTCCGCCGGGGTCGCTCTTTGGACGTGGATTGTTCAAAACGACGAATTCGTCATGGATGCCAGAGGCTTCGAACTCTGGGACATCTCTCCGGACACCGTACTGACTTTTGAACACTTGTCCGCGCAGGTTCATCCTGCGGATCGCGACCGCGTGAGGACGGCCTTCATGGCGACCCGCGTCATCGAAGGCCAGTTCGAGATCGACTTTAGAATTCTGACGAGCGCATCGGATGTGCGATGGATTTCGGCACGGGGTCAAGGAAGCAACGGAGATGCCGCCGCTGGAAAGATGTCGGGCATTTTTCTCGATGTTACGGGGCGCAAGCAGGCGGAGGAAGGCCACGAGTTGCTGGCCGGTGAAATGAGCCATCGGGTGAAGAACCTTCTCGCTCTAGCGTCTGGCCTGACGACAATCACGTCACGGACGACCGAGACGAAAGAGGAGATGGCGAAGCAGTTGACCCAGCGACTGACCGCGCTGGGTCGTGCCCATGACCTGGTACGGCCTCTACCCAATGGTCAGGGAAGTGCCGCCCTGCTTGGCGACCTGTTCTCGGTTCTGCTGGCGCCTTATGATGACATCGGCGCCTTCGCAGGTCGGATCCGTGTCGCCGTTCCTCGCATGGGGATCGGCGAAAAGGCAGCGACAAGCCTTGCCCTCGTGATCCACGAGTTGGCGACCAATTCTTTGAAATACGGCGCTCTGTCGTCCGAGCAAGGTTTGCTCGATATCTCCGGCTCTACCGTCGAAGAGGATGTCGAGATCCTCTGGAGCGAGCAGGGCGGGCCAGACATACCGAGCCGCTCACCTGAAGGATATGGAAGCAAGCTTCTCCACCGCACCGTCAGTGGTCACCTCGGGGGCTCTATTGCGCACGAATGGACCGCCGGAGGGGTCGTTGTAACCTTGAGGATGCGGGTGAGTGATCTGACACATTGA